From one Candidatus Curtissbacteria bacterium genomic stretch:
- the serS gene encoding serine--tRNA ligase, whose amino-acid sequence MLDIKFIRENPGLVEEGAKQKGYVVDIKKLLEVDDKRRKLIEEVDKLRSQKKEAAEKRDESEGSKIKGELKQKEEQLEKLNEEFYELIRKVPNIPKDDVPAGRDENDDAVVKEVGEKRKFDFKIRDHLELGTSNDLIDVDRAAKTSGSRFNFLKNELALLEFALISFAFETLTKEGFIPIVPPVIINKKVAEGLGYPEYETGEGYKVDDQYLVGTAEHSIVPMHMDETLSEKDLPKRYVGFSTAFRREAGSYGKDTRGILRVHQFDKVEMVSFVKPEDEDKEHQFLVSLEEKLISGLGLAYRVVNKCSGELGFPTARKYDIETWMPAQEKYRETHSASTNSDFQSRRLNIKYQSVGQKEYVYILNATAFAIGRTLIAIMENYQQKDGSIEVPKVLQKYTNFTKIPA is encoded by the coding sequence ATGCTTGATATTAAATTCATCCGCGAAAACCCAGGTCTTGTCGAAGAAGGCGCCAAACAAAAAGGCTACGTAGTTGACATAAAAAAGCTTTTAGAAGTCGACGACAAACGTCGAAAATTGATTGAGGAAGTAGACAAGCTCAGATCACAAAAAAAAGAAGCTGCGGAAAAAAGGGACGAAAGTGAAGGTTCGAAGATCAAAGGAGAACTGAAACAAAAAGAAGAACAGCTTGAAAAATTAAACGAAGAATTCTACGAACTAATTAGAAAAGTTCCAAATATACCCAAAGACGATGTTCCCGCGGGGCGTGACGAAAACGACGACGCTGTTGTAAAAGAAGTAGGAGAGAAACGAAAATTTGATTTTAAAATCAGAGACCATCTAGAGCTTGGCACATCAAACGACCTTATAGACGTCGACAGGGCAGCCAAAACATCTGGCTCCAGATTTAATTTCTTAAAAAATGAACTCGCACTTCTGGAATTTGCTCTTATAAGCTTTGCCTTCGAAACTTTAACAAAAGAAGGTTTTATTCCAATTGTGCCGCCAGTAATAATTAACAAAAAAGTCGCGGAAGGTCTAGGTTATCCTGAATACGAAACCGGTGAGGGATACAAGGTCGACGATCAATATTTAGTAGGTACGGCTGAACACTCTATTGTTCCGATGCATATGGATGAAACTCTCAGTGAAAAAGACTTGCCCAAAAGATACGTGGGTTTTTCGACTGCTTTCCGCAGGGAAGCAGGATCATACGGCAAAGATACAAGGGGAATTTTAAGGGTCCATCAGTTTGACAAAGTGGAAATGGTCTCATTCGTCAAACCCGAAGATGAGGACAAGGAACACCAATTCTTAGTATCTCTCGAAGAGAAACTTATTTCAGGCCTTGGTCTAGCGTACCGAGTAGTTAATAAATGCTCAGGGGAGCTAGGATTTCCAACAGCGAGGAAATACGATATCGAAACATGGATGCCGGCGCAAGAAAAATACAGAGAAACACATTCAGCATCGACTAACTCAGATTTTCAATCAAGAAGGTTAAACATCAAGTATCAAAGCGTAGGCCAAAAAGAATACGTTTATATTTTGAACGCAACAGCCTTCGCGATCGGTAGAACCCTTATTGCGATTATGGAAAATTACCAGCAAAAAGACGGGTCCATAGAAGTTCCAAAAGTCCTCCAAAAATACACCAATTTCACAAAAATTCCAGCCTAA
- the secA gene encoding preprotein translocase subunit SecA: protein MLGILNKFLDSNEKQIKKLQPQVDDINSLEKKFEKLTDEKLLAKTAEFKLRHERGESLDDLLPEAYATVRESAKRTLNLRHYDVQLIAGIALHMGMIAEQRTGEGKTLTATLPLYLNSLAGKNVQLATVNDYLARIGVGWMGPIYSALGVSVGVVMQDAAHVYDPKHEAKNQLDWRLRHLKPVSKKEAYQADITYGTNNEFGFDYLRDNMVWNLDDMAQRGQNYVIVDEADSILIDEARTPLIISAPSAQATDKYSQFSKLVEELSAETDYVIDEKLKTANLTEHGITKVEKRLGVTNLYEKDFSAIHHIQQALRAKTLFFIDRDYVVKDNQIVIVDEFTGRLMPGRRWSEGLHQAIEAKEGVGVQQESQTLATISFQNFFRLYDKLAGMTGTAVTEAEEFHKIYSVEALVVPTNKPMVRKDESDVVYKTAKAKFTAIANEVGKRHEENQPVLIGTTSIEKNEFLASLLKKKKIPHQLLNAKNHQREAEIIAEAGKIGSVTLATNIAGRGVDIILGGTPPTDKHGRPTTKGREYEKWKKNHEEVKSIGGLHVIGTERHESRRIDNQLRGRAGRQGDPGSTKFYVALEDDIMRLFGGDQIARIMTAFKLPEDTPIEHSMVAKAIENAQVKVETHNFDIRKHLVEYDDVANKQREIIYSSRREILEATKGKDESSKVKDELLSKVEREIENLVLMYAPEGVSITEHDQIAKEFSTIIPFDQASQQKLVEDSKKITDSENLIKFYNDVATKVYKDREKSLAPEVVRDIEKFVNLSVIDTLWTEHLDTLDDLREGIGLRAAGQRDPLVEYKQEAFSLFEKLISSIDYEIVRRIFKVQVRQQPEIERIEERGVEVHPQASLVGDVNQQPAINNRQSPAVLANAAGLQQSSDKDPLAMTDEELEAEIEKLEGQQTSENTTTDDRDPNEMSDTELESEIARLEAIENQSSRSLLKSSKGETLNTPLKVTKIGRNDPCPCGSGLKWKKCGLINAPQHKG from the coding sequence ATGCTTGGAATTTTAAATAAATTTTTAGACAGCAACGAAAAGCAAATCAAAAAACTTCAGCCTCAAGTAGATGATATTAACAGCTTGGAGAAGAAGTTTGAAAAGCTGACGGATGAAAAACTTCTAGCAAAAACCGCGGAGTTCAAGCTAAGGCACGAACGCGGAGAATCGTTAGATGACCTTTTACCAGAAGCTTACGCGACTGTCAGAGAATCCGCCAAAAGAACCCTCAACCTAAGACACTACGACGTTCAGCTTATAGCAGGCATCGCTCTTCATATGGGAATGATTGCGGAACAGCGAACTGGTGAAGGAAAAACTCTTACTGCAACCCTACCTCTTTATTTAAACTCTCTTGCGGGGAAAAATGTCCAGCTGGCGACCGTCAATGATTATTTGGCGAGAATTGGTGTCGGTTGGATGGGCCCAATCTACAGCGCTCTTGGAGTAAGCGTCGGCGTTGTCATGCAAGACGCCGCTCACGTTTATGACCCTAAACACGAAGCCAAAAATCAGCTCGACTGGCGTCTTCGCCACCTAAAACCAGTCAGCAAAAAAGAAGCGTACCAGGCGGATATCACTTATGGAACCAATAACGAATTCGGTTTTGACTATCTTCGCGACAACATGGTCTGGAACTTAGACGACATGGCTCAACGAGGGCAAAACTACGTAATCGTCGACGAAGCAGACTCTATTCTTATCGACGAAGCAAGAACTCCACTCATCATTTCCGCGCCCAGCGCTCAGGCAACAGACAAATATTCTCAGTTCTCAAAACTGGTAGAAGAACTTTCGGCAGAAACAGACTACGTCATTGACGAAAAACTAAAAACCGCAAATCTAACCGAGCATGGCATCACCAAGGTAGAAAAGAGGCTCGGAGTTACCAACTTATACGAAAAAGATTTCAGCGCCATTCATCATATTCAACAGGCTCTTCGGGCAAAAACTCTCTTTTTTATAGATCGCGACTACGTTGTCAAGGATAATCAAATTGTTATCGTCGATGAATTTACTGGAAGACTTATGCCAGGTAGGCGCTGGTCGGAGGGGTTGCATCAGGCAATAGAAGCCAAGGAAGGAGTTGGGGTTCAGCAAGAATCTCAAACTCTAGCCACAATTTCCTTTCAGAATTTTTTCCGTCTATATGACAAATTAGCAGGAATGACCGGAACTGCAGTCACAGAAGCCGAAGAATTCCATAAAATTTATAGCGTTGAAGCGCTCGTCGTTCCGACAAACAAGCCGATGGTAAGAAAAGACGAATCGGACGTCGTTTACAAAACAGCGAAGGCAAAATTTACCGCAATCGCAAACGAAGTAGGCAAGCGACACGAAGAAAACCAGCCGGTTTTAATCGGAACGACTTCGATCGAAAAAAATGAATTTTTGGCGTCACTCCTTAAGAAGAAAAAAATCCCCCACCAGCTCCTTAACGCTAAAAATCACCAAAGGGAAGCAGAAATAATCGCAGAAGCCGGCAAAATTGGATCCGTTACTCTTGCGACTAATATTGCGGGTCGCGGGGTCGATATTATTTTGGGAGGAACTCCTCCAACCGACAAACATGGTCGTCCGACAACAAAGGGAAGGGAATACGAAAAGTGGAAAAAGAACCACGAGGAAGTTAAATCAATTGGCGGTCTCCACGTAATCGGTACAGAAAGGCACGAGTCCAGACGAATCGACAATCAGCTTAGAGGAAGGGCAGGCAGGCAAGGGGATCCGGGCTCAACTAAATTTTATGTCGCTCTGGAAGACGATATTATGCGCCTTTTTGGAGGGGACCAAATTGCCAGAATCATGACTGCATTTAAGCTCCCCGAAGACACCCCAATTGAGCACTCAATGGTTGCAAAAGCAATAGAAAACGCTCAGGTGAAAGTCGAAACCCACAACTTCGACATCAGAAAACATTTAGTTGAATACGATGACGTCGCCAACAAGCAAAGAGAAATAATTTACAGCTCGAGAAGAGAGATCCTGGAAGCAACAAAGGGGAAGGATGAGTCTTCTAAAGTTAAAGACGAATTACTTTCAAAAGTCGAAAGGGAAATTGAAAATCTTGTTCTAATGTACGCTCCGGAAGGAGTTTCGATTACTGAACACGATCAAATTGCAAAAGAATTTTCTACAATCATTCCTTTTGACCAAGCATCCCAGCAAAAACTTGTCGAAGATAGCAAAAAAATAACTGACAGCGAAAACCTGATTAAATTCTATAACGACGTCGCGACCAAAGTTTACAAAGACAGGGAAAAATCACTTGCCCCCGAAGTGGTAAGGGATATCGAGAAATTTGTAAATCTTTCTGTTATAGATACTCTTTGGACAGAACACTTGGACACCCTCGATGATTTAAGGGAAGGAATTGGTCTTCGGGCTGCAGGTCAACGTGACCCTCTTGTTGAGTACAAACAGGAAGCGTTTTCGCTTTTTGAAAAATTGATTTCGTCAATAGATTACGAAATCGTAAGGAGAATATTTAAAGTTCAAGTAAGGCAACAGCCGGAAATCGAAAGAATAGAAGAAAGGGGAGTCGAAGTTCACCCCCAGGCTTCACTCGTAGGAGATGTCAATCAACAACCAGCAATTAACAATAGGCAGAGCCCTGCGGTCCTCGCTAACGCTGCGGGCCTACAACAATCGTCAGATAAAGACCCCTTAGCAATGACAGACGAAGAGCTGGAAGCTGAAATAGAGAAACTCGAAGGACAACAGACGTCTGAAAATACTACAACTGACGATCGCGACCCAAACGAAATGTCAGATACCGAACTCGAATCTGAAATTGCACGCCTCGAAGCAATCGAAAACCAAAGCTCAAGGTCTCTCCTTAAGTCCTCGAAAGGTGAGACCTTGAATACGCCATTGAAAGTCACAAAAATAGGTCGCAACGATCCTTGTCCATGCGGTAGTGGGCTAAAGTGGAAAAAATGTGGCCTAATAAACGCTCCTCAACACAAGGGCTAA